Proteins co-encoded in one bacterium genomic window:
- a CDS encoding carboxypeptidase-like regulatory domain-containing protein: MRTTVLILIAIALSATASETATMTGIVHDLAGDTVSGASVELFPARETDVEKTSGVEPSLENHPWLFTDEPLYQATTDDKGWYSLEGILPDTYDFICRSSDYEPAYALDIAVTAGEKLTYDFILEYMTEVKKPNIYLYPESETAVTVRLGFPAGGGVTASEPTYDDGWTVGVAPDGKIEGGYGHLFYEAQVPADWQFDRGWVVQQRQLEEFFTENLAAHGFNERETADFIEYWIPRLEGSAFYVIYPQYAREIEPRITLTVLPPPAEIFRLYYVISGVDLVDRYVSEPVIPIFHHFGFTVCEWGVVIEQGDGNRIY; encoded by the coding sequence ATGCGAACGACCGTTCTTATTCTCATCGCAATCGCCCTGAGCGCGACGGCTTCCGAGACGGCGACCATGACCGGCATCGTCCACGACCTCGCCGGCGACACAGTCTCCGGCGCCTCCGTCGAGCTCTTTCCGGCCAGGGAAACCGACGTGGAGAAGACGAGCGGCGTCGAGCCGAGCCTGGAGAACCATCCCTGGCTCTTCACGGACGAGCCGCTCTACCAGGCGACGACCGACGATAAGGGCTGGTACTCGCTCGAGGGCATCCTGCCCGACACCTACGACTTCATCTGCCGGAGCAGCGACTACGAACCGGCCTACGCCCTCGACATCGCCGTCACCGCCGGGGAGAAGCTGACCTACGACTTCATCCTGGAGTACATGACGGAGGTGAAGAAGCCCAACATCTACCTCTACCCGGAATCGGAAACCGCCGTGACGGTGCGGTTGGGGTTCCCCGCCGGGGGCGGAGTGACGGCCTCGGAGCCGACTTACGATGACGGTTGGACGGTGGGCGTCGCGCCCGACGGGAAAATCGAGGGCGGGTACGGCCACCTGTTCTACGAGGCCCAGGTGCCGGCGGACTGGCAATTCGACCGGGGCTGGGTCGTACAGCAGCGGCAACTGGAGGAGTTCTTTACCGAGAACCTCGCCGCCCACGGCTTCAACGAGCGCGAGACCGCCGACTTCATCGAGTACTGGATCCCCCGCCTGGAGGGCAGCGCCTTCTACGTCATCTACCCCCAGTACGCTCGGGAAATCGAGCCCCGGATTACGCTCACCGTCCTGCCTCCGCCGGCCGAAATCTTCCGCCTCTACTACGTCATCTCCGGCGTGGACCTCGTGGACCGCTACGTCTCCGAGCCGGTAATCCCGATCTTCCACCACTTCGGCTTCACGGTCTGCGAGTGGGGCGTCGTCATTGAACAGGGCGACGGTAACCGGATTTACTGA
- a CDS encoding carboxypeptidase-like regulatory domain-containing protein, whose amino-acid sequence MGVIRPPRLLVLILLTLLLPATAQNAEVEGATVGPAVFVSGQLQDADGNPVAGAAVEFTGLDAVLTTDEGGFFKHAKLSEGAATVRCTIGEDTTELVTPPLTAATAEHVIHFYLGRDYILHLYTTEENPYVAGKPNIYLYPEAEADVRVWLSFVGAGRMTTSEPEYLEGWDVTITPEGRITAYEPVYFLDPDTGEHWPIPARGEPAGEYDYLFYEGEVAGPGQLDYGWVVDRDEIEPFFREKLAAYGFAGREIEDFLEFWAPRLTDYPLFAVYPQVGTEYEKLVSLGVFPAPDSVLRVVFTIRGSWEKEELAPTEPAIAPFERRGFTVVEWGVILKQSDAKVYLH is encoded by the coding sequence GTGGGCGTAATCCGGCCGCCTCGACTGCTGGTCCTTATTTTGTTGACGCTGCTCCTGCCCGCGACGGCGCAGAATGCGGAGGTCGAGGGCGCGACCGTAGGGCCGGCGGTGTTCGTCTCCGGTCAGTTACAGGACGCGGACGGTAACCCTGTGGCCGGCGCCGCCGTAGAGTTCACCGGGCTGGACGCGGTCCTCACCACCGACGAGGGCGGTTTCTTTAAACACGCTAAACTCTCCGAGGGAGCCGCGACCGTACGGTGCACCATAGGCGAAGACACCACCGAGCTCGTCACGCCCCCCCTCACCGCGGCGACCGCCGAGCACGTCATCCATTTTTACCTTGGGCGCGACTATATACTCCATCTCTACACCACCGAAGAGAACCCCTACGTCGCCGGCAAGCCCAACATCTACCTCTACCCCGAGGCCGAGGCCGACGTCCGCGTCTGGCTCTCCTTCGTCGGCGCGGGCCGGATGACCACTTCGGAACCCGAGTACCTCGAGGGCTGGGATGTCACCATCACCCCCGAGGGGCGGATAACCGCCTACGAGCCCGTCTACTTCCTGGACCCGGATACGGGGGAGCACTGGCCCATCCCGGCGCGGGGGGAGCCCGCGGGTGAGTACGACTACCTCTTCTACGAGGGGGAGGTCGCGGGTCCGGGGCAGCTCGATTACGGCTGGGTGGTGGACCGGGATGAGATCGAGCCCTTCTTCCGGGAAAAGCTCGCGGCCTACGGCTTCGCCGGCAGGGAGATAGAGGATTTTCTGGAGTTCTGGGCGCCCCGGCTCACCGACTACCCCCTCTTCGCCGTCTACCCCCAGGTGGGCACGGAGTACGAAAAGCTCGTCTCCCTGGGCGTCTTTCCCGCGCCGGACTCCGTCCTGCGGGTGGTGTTCACCATCCGGGGCAGTTGGGAAAAAGAGGAGTTGGCTCCGACCGAGCCGGCGATTGCGCCCTTCGAGCGCCGGGGCTTCACCGTCGTGGAATGGGGCGTCATCCTGAAACAGAGCGACGCTAAGGTTTACCTGCACTAA
- a CDS encoding carboxypeptidase-like regulatory domain-containing protein — MRGPAIFLLLSIIASVADVAPFTPSNPEIVIEVAAEGEQPSLTGEVLDGADQCPLIGAQVTLTRRDPGTEDDVSYHKPDFIAQTGAQGRFSIGDIPPGPYLMNCETGEYTPLTPIMFTIEAGSRYTCRILLDYDAGLIDRRPNLYLYPEATAEIAVQLLLPASAALLTADPPYADGWLVTVTPEGRINDTCDYLYYEVRLPEIETPAHCWIVPAADREGSFREILTGCGFIGREIEDFIEWWIPRLDHPGDYVVRPLVDDRVDALYTLDISPAPDSLRRVVFLIEEVPPGVKIDISSPVIPPVAREGFTVVEWGVIL, encoded by the coding sequence ATGCGCGGACCCGCCATCTTCCTGTTGCTCTCTATCATTGCGTCCGTCGCGGACGTCGCCCCGTTCACTCCCTCGAATCCGGAGATCGTCATCGAGGTCGCGGCTGAGGGAGAACAGCCCTCTCTGACCGGGGAGGTGCTGGACGGTGCCGACCAGTGTCCCCTCATCGGGGCGCAGGTGACCCTTACACGCCGTGACCCCGGCACGGAAGACGACGTCTCCTATCATAAGCCGGACTTTATTGCCCAAACCGGCGCCCAAGGCCGCTTCAGCATTGGGGACATCCCGCCGGGGCCGTACCTGATGAACTGCGAAACCGGTGAATACACCCCTCTGACGCCGATCATGTTCACCATCGAAGCCGGCAGCCGATACACCTGCCGCATCCTGCTCGACTACGACGCGGGGCTGATTGACCGCCGGCCCAACCTCTACCTCTATCCCGAAGCGACCGCCGAGATCGCCGTCCAGCTACTCCTGCCCGCCAGCGCCGCCCTCCTCACCGCCGATCCGCCCTACGCCGACGGCTGGTTGGTCACCGTCACGCCGGAGGGCCGGATCAACGACACCTGCGACTATCTCTACTATGAGGTCCGCCTGCCGGAGATCGAGACTCCCGCCCACTGCTGGATCGTCCCCGCCGCCGACCGGGAAGGCTCCTTCCGGGAGATCCTCACGGGTTGCGGCTTCATCGGTCGCGAGATCGAGGATTTCATCGAGTGGTGGATCCCCCGCCTGGACCACCCCGGCGATTACGTCGTTCGGCCCCTGGTGGATGACAGGGTGGACGCCCTCTACACCCTCGACATCTCCCCCGCACCCGACTCCCTCCGCCGCGTCGTCTTCCTGATCGAGGAGGTCCCGCCGGGTGTTAAGATAGACATCTCCTCCCCCGTCATCCCCCCCGTCGCCCGGGAGGGCTTCACGGTCGTCGAGTGGGGGGTCATCCTGTAG